The following proteins are encoded in a genomic region of Triticum dicoccoides isolate Atlit2015 ecotype Zavitan chromosome 1B, WEW_v2.0, whole genome shotgun sequence:
- the LOC119349221 gene encoding histone H3.2, with the protein MARTKQTARKSTGGKAPRKQLATKAARKSAPATGGVKKPHRFRPGTVALREIRKYQKSTELLIRKLPFQRLVREIAQDFKTDLRFQSSAVSALQEAAEAYLVGLFEDTNLCAIHAKRVTIMPKDIQLARRIRGERA; encoded by the coding sequence ATGGCCCGCACCAAGCAGACGGCGAGGAAGTCCACCGGCGGCAAGGCGCCGAGGAAGCAGCTGGCTACCAAGGCCGCCCGCAAGTCCGCCCCGGCCACCGGCGGCGTCAAGAAGCCCCACCGCTTCCGCCCCGGCACCGTCGCGCTCCGCGAGATCCGCAAGTACCAGAAGAGTACCGAGCTGCTCATCCGTAAGCTCCCCTTCCAGCGCCTGGTGAGGGAGATCGCCCAGGACTTCAAGACCGACCTCCGCTTCCAGTCCTCCGCCGTCTCCGCGCTGCAGGAGGCCGCCGAGGCCTACCTGGTGGGGCTCTTCGAGGACACCAACCTGTGCGCCATCCACGCCAAGCGCGTCACcatcatgcccaaggacatccagCTCGCACGCCGCATCCGTGGCGAGAGGGCCTAA